From one Bombus huntii isolate Logan2020A chromosome 17, iyBomHunt1.1, whole genome shotgun sequence genomic stretch:
- the LOC126874947 gene encoding phosphofurin acidic cluster sorting protein 2 isoform X1, whose product MAERTKTTAPATRPVPMKLFASWEVDCTAPNCIPRTMEERKRSSVRIMRGKVAKNCKWLCSLTLTRLVILRPLGSDLTSISIAVKMQSSKRTLRSNEMAIPTGGMLDTELELQFALQYPHFLKRDGNKLLIQLQRRKRYKNRTMLGYKTLAEGVINMAQVLQKQMDLELELVSDKAEKYGGHSVVLARVSVVALSSQPVDQDKRLMNDPNERLCPEYSDEEEEFSSEGEAEGSDSEPTLEMGHRRKTRAKIPPNARQRNLKQKFIALLKRRFRVSEDLDQDQEEIGQKLSDSLTGFVKGAEMEIEELFDELENFSDSGPELDTMSVSSTPKPSLRPFFSSSRSLLAPPHSVVTNEETGNTAATAIGQQSAGQPAKEKQRIGHTTPERGVDRQSDDSSRRADSDSHPENWTDHEANDPPNYVTGSPPKSEQHNKAENTDKRSRLFTRDRGVPATNKSKKHSLSVDLKPPADLNSSEPRKALVEQLSRVLPDDSLPDAVSLVSLADPGAAVLATRLQERNHRVLTTASPADIRATFTCLVTRIQKFCNSSAKPPAPIKVVIAGGDGFVNAVLRHYVDQLSFRPQSYLKFFVVPLGSNTLSKYLGSIDAKYSMLFGDEWKELLEREGGGASEGAARVSEYLASAGTTLLLPIAEAMVTYRETDDSSQIFIPFINDVRVGCPDSSSSASVDLEESNVTMSGSPPSLPPPALPVPLPGRLTPPSSPNVGQPTREGWEPVELQLDYWSKQTQGEKGKNTLRQAFRALHVQRLPPLGETPGHYLSMNYTTKEKKQKIMRLGKKKEKEKENEPKSQTVEGVTRLICSAKTHNIPLRVSIDGTEWYGVKFFQLSAQWQTHIKTFPIAMLEYSPQQQAANPT is encoded by the exons GTTATGCTCGTTGACCTTGACGCGGCTGGTGATTTTACGGCCATTAGGCTCCGATTTAACGTCGATTAGTATCGCGGTGAAGATGCAGAGCTCGAAGAGGACGCTGCGCTCCAACGAGATGGCCATTCCAACCGGTGGCATGCTGGACACCGAGCTAGAGCTGCAATTCGCGCTTCAGTATCCGCATTTCCTCAAGAGGGACGGCAACAAGCTGCTGATACAACTGCAGAGGAGAAAACGCTATAAAAATCGCACGATGCTCGGGTACAAGACGCTAGCCGAGGGAGTTATCAATATGGCTCAG GTTCTCCAGAAGCAGATGGACCTGGAGCTGGAGCTAGTGTCTGACAAGGCGGAGAAGTACGGTGGCCACTCGGTTGTGTTAGCCCGCGTGAGCGTGGTCGCGCTCAGCTCCCAGCCGGTCGACCAGGACAAAAGACTGATGAACGACCCGAACGAGAGGCTCTGCCCCGAGTATAGCGACGAGGAGGAAGAGTTCAGCTCAGAGGGTGAAGCGGAAGGCAGCGACAGCGAGCCAACTCTTGAGATGGGACACAGACGAAAGACCCGGGCGAAGATTCCGCCCAACGCCAGG CAAAGAAATCTAAAGCAGAAATTCATAGCGCTGCTGAAAAGACGGTTCAGGGTATCCGAGGACCTCGATCAAGATCAAGAGGAGATCGGGCAAAAGCTGTCAG ACTCGTTAACTGGATTTGTTAAAGGGGCAGAAATGGAAATCGAGGAACTGTTCGACGAACTGGAAAATTTTTCAGACAGTGGCCCCGAATTGGACACGATGTCCGTCAGTAGCACGCCCAAGCCGTCCCTGCGCCCTTTCTTCAGCTCTAGTCGATCTCTTCTCGCGCCTCCTCACTCCG TAGTAACCAACGAGGAGACCGGAAACACTGCTGCGACAGCCATAGGTCAGCAGAGCGCAGGTCAGCCAGCTAAAGAGAAACAGCGTATCGGACACACCACTCCAG AACGTGGCGTGGATAGGCAAAGTGACGATAGTTCCCGAAGAGCGGACAGCGACTCGCACCCGGAAAATTGGACGGATCACGAGGCGAACGATCCGCCGAATTACGTGACGGGCTCGCCGCCCAAATCGGAACAGCATAACAAGGCCGAGAACACGGACAAACGGAGCAGGCTTTTTACTCGCGACAGAGGCGTGCCGGCCACCAATAAGTCCAAAAAGCATAGCCTCAGTGTGGACCTGAAGCCTCCTGCCGACTTGAATAGCTCGGAG CCGAGGAAAGCGTTGGTCGAGCAATTAAGCCGGGTTTTGCCGGATGACAGTTTGCCGGACGCTGTGTCGTTGGTGTCGCTGGCTGATCCTGGCGCGGCTGTGCTGGCCACGAGACTTCAAGAGAGGAACCACAGGGTCCTGACGACCGCCTCTCCGGCGGATATTCGTGCCACGTTCACGTGCTTGGTCACGCGAATACAGAAATT TTGTAACAGCTCCGCTAAGCCGCCGGCACCGATCAAAGTAGTCATTGCCGGTGGTGACGGTTTCGTGAATGCAGTGCTCCGCCACTACGTGGATCAGCTAAGTTTCCGACCGCAGAGTTATCTCAAGTTCTTCGTCGTGCCTCTGGGCTCCAATACGTTGTCCAAATACCTCGGCTCCATAGACGCCAAGTACTCGATGTTGTTCGGTGACGAGTGGAAAGAATTGTTGGAAAGGGAGGGCGGTGGCGCGAGCGAGGGTGCGGCCAGAGTTTCCGAGTATTTGGCTTCGGCTGGTACAACCTTGCTACTGCCGATTGCGGAAGCCATGGTTACCTACAG AGAAACAGACGACAGCAGCCAAATCTTCATCCCATTCATAAACGACGTCCGCGTGGGTTGTCCGGACAGCAGTTCCTCCGCGTCGGTTGACCTCGAAGAGAGCAACGTGACCATGTCTGGCTCTCCACCTTCTCTGCCACCCCCTGCATTACCTGTTCCACTTCCTGGTAGGTTAACGCCACCAAGCAGCCCGAACGTCGGTCAACCAACGAGGGAAGGCTGGGAACCGGTCGAGTTACAACTCGATTATTGGAGCAAGCAAACACAGGGTGAAAAGGGCAAGAACACATTAAGACAGGCGTTTAGGGCGTTACACGTTCAGAGACTTCCGCCTCTGGGTGAAACTCCTGGCCACTATTTGTCCATGAACTACACCACAAAGGAGAAGAAACAGAAAA TAATGAGACTGGgtaagaagaaagagaaagagaaggaaaacgAGCCAAAGAGTCAAACGGTGGAAGGCGTGACACGACTTATATGCTCTGCGAAGACTCACAACATTCCATTAAGAG TGAGCATCGACGGTACCGAGTGGTACGGCGTGAAATTCTTCCAACTGTCGGCGCAGTGGCAGACGCACATCAAGACGTTCCCGATAGCGATGTTGGAGTACAGCCCCCAGCAACAAGCAGCGAACCCCACGTAA
- the LOC126874947 gene encoding phosphofurin acidic cluster sorting protein 2 isoform X5 has product MAERTKTTAPATRPVPMKLFASWEVDCTAPNCIPRLCSLTLTRLVILRPLGSDLTSISIAVKMQSSKRTLRSNEMAIPTGGMLDTELELQFALQYPHFLKRDGNKLLIQLQRRKRYKNRTMLGYKTLAEGVINMAQVLQKQMDLELELVSDKAEKYGGHSVVLARVSVVALSSQPVDQDKRLMNDPNERLCPEYSDEEEEFSSEGEAEGSDSEPTLEMGHRRKTRAKIPPNARQRNLKQKFIALLKRRFRVSEDLDQDQEEIGQKLSDSLTGFVKGAEMEIEELFDELENFSDSGPELDTMSVSSTPKPSLRPFFSSSRSLLAPPHSVVTNEETGNTAATAIGQQSAGQPAKEKQRIGHTTPERGVDRQSDDSSRRADSDSHPENWTDHEANDPPNYVTGSPPKSEQHNKAENTDKRSRLFTRDRGVPATNKSKKHSLSVDLKPPADLNSSEPRKALVEQLSRVLPDDSLPDAVSLVSLADPGAAVLATRLQERNHRVLTTASPADIRATFTCLVTRIQKFCNSSAKPPAPIKVVIAGGDGFVNAVLRHYVDQLSFRPQSYLKFFVVPLGSNTLSKYLGSIDAKYSMLFGDEWKELLEREGGGASEGAARVSEYLASAGTTLLLPIAEAMVTYRETDDSSQIFIPFINDVRVGCPDSSSSASVDLEESNVTMSGSPPSLPPPALPVPLPGRLTPPSSPNVGQPTREGWEPVELQLDYWSKQTQGEKGKNTLRQAFRALHVQRLPPLGETPGHYLSMNYTTKEKKQKIMRLGKKKEKEKENEPKSQTVEGVTRLICSAKTHNIPLRVSIDGTEWYGVKFFQLSAQWQTHIKTFPIAMLEYSPQQQAANPT; this is encoded by the exons GTTATGCTCGTTGACCTTGACGCGGCTGGTGATTTTACGGCCATTAGGCTCCGATTTAACGTCGATTAGTATCGCGGTGAAGATGCAGAGCTCGAAGAGGACGCTGCGCTCCAACGAGATGGCCATTCCAACCGGTGGCATGCTGGACACCGAGCTAGAGCTGCAATTCGCGCTTCAGTATCCGCATTTCCTCAAGAGGGACGGCAACAAGCTGCTGATACAACTGCAGAGGAGAAAACGCTATAAAAATCGCACGATGCTCGGGTACAAGACGCTAGCCGAGGGAGTTATCAATATGGCTCAG GTTCTCCAGAAGCAGATGGACCTGGAGCTGGAGCTAGTGTCTGACAAGGCGGAGAAGTACGGTGGCCACTCGGTTGTGTTAGCCCGCGTGAGCGTGGTCGCGCTCAGCTCCCAGCCGGTCGACCAGGACAAAAGACTGATGAACGACCCGAACGAGAGGCTCTGCCCCGAGTATAGCGACGAGGAGGAAGAGTTCAGCTCAGAGGGTGAAGCGGAAGGCAGCGACAGCGAGCCAACTCTTGAGATGGGACACAGACGAAAGACCCGGGCGAAGATTCCGCCCAACGCCAGG CAAAGAAATCTAAAGCAGAAATTCATAGCGCTGCTGAAAAGACGGTTCAGGGTATCCGAGGACCTCGATCAAGATCAAGAGGAGATCGGGCAAAAGCTGTCAG ACTCGTTAACTGGATTTGTTAAAGGGGCAGAAATGGAAATCGAGGAACTGTTCGACGAACTGGAAAATTTTTCAGACAGTGGCCCCGAATTGGACACGATGTCCGTCAGTAGCACGCCCAAGCCGTCCCTGCGCCCTTTCTTCAGCTCTAGTCGATCTCTTCTCGCGCCTCCTCACTCCG TAGTAACCAACGAGGAGACCGGAAACACTGCTGCGACAGCCATAGGTCAGCAGAGCGCAGGTCAGCCAGCTAAAGAGAAACAGCGTATCGGACACACCACTCCAG AACGTGGCGTGGATAGGCAAAGTGACGATAGTTCCCGAAGAGCGGACAGCGACTCGCACCCGGAAAATTGGACGGATCACGAGGCGAACGATCCGCCGAATTACGTGACGGGCTCGCCGCCCAAATCGGAACAGCATAACAAGGCCGAGAACACGGACAAACGGAGCAGGCTTTTTACTCGCGACAGAGGCGTGCCGGCCACCAATAAGTCCAAAAAGCATAGCCTCAGTGTGGACCTGAAGCCTCCTGCCGACTTGAATAGCTCGGAG CCGAGGAAAGCGTTGGTCGAGCAATTAAGCCGGGTTTTGCCGGATGACAGTTTGCCGGACGCTGTGTCGTTGGTGTCGCTGGCTGATCCTGGCGCGGCTGTGCTGGCCACGAGACTTCAAGAGAGGAACCACAGGGTCCTGACGACCGCCTCTCCGGCGGATATTCGTGCCACGTTCACGTGCTTGGTCACGCGAATACAGAAATT TTGTAACAGCTCCGCTAAGCCGCCGGCACCGATCAAAGTAGTCATTGCCGGTGGTGACGGTTTCGTGAATGCAGTGCTCCGCCACTACGTGGATCAGCTAAGTTTCCGACCGCAGAGTTATCTCAAGTTCTTCGTCGTGCCTCTGGGCTCCAATACGTTGTCCAAATACCTCGGCTCCATAGACGCCAAGTACTCGATGTTGTTCGGTGACGAGTGGAAAGAATTGTTGGAAAGGGAGGGCGGTGGCGCGAGCGAGGGTGCGGCCAGAGTTTCCGAGTATTTGGCTTCGGCTGGTACAACCTTGCTACTGCCGATTGCGGAAGCCATGGTTACCTACAG AGAAACAGACGACAGCAGCCAAATCTTCATCCCATTCATAAACGACGTCCGCGTGGGTTGTCCGGACAGCAGTTCCTCCGCGTCGGTTGACCTCGAAGAGAGCAACGTGACCATGTCTGGCTCTCCACCTTCTCTGCCACCCCCTGCATTACCTGTTCCACTTCCTGGTAGGTTAACGCCACCAAGCAGCCCGAACGTCGGTCAACCAACGAGGGAAGGCTGGGAACCGGTCGAGTTACAACTCGATTATTGGAGCAAGCAAACACAGGGTGAAAAGGGCAAGAACACATTAAGACAGGCGTTTAGGGCGTTACACGTTCAGAGACTTCCGCCTCTGGGTGAAACTCCTGGCCACTATTTGTCCATGAACTACACCACAAAGGAGAAGAAACAGAAAA TAATGAGACTGGgtaagaagaaagagaaagagaaggaaaacgAGCCAAAGAGTCAAACGGTGGAAGGCGTGACACGACTTATATGCTCTGCGAAGACTCACAACATTCCATTAAGAG TGAGCATCGACGGTACCGAGTGGTACGGCGTGAAATTCTTCCAACTGTCGGCGCAGTGGCAGACGCACATCAAGACGTTCCCGATAGCGATGTTGGAGTACAGCCCCCAGCAACAAGCAGCGAACCCCACGTAA